A DNA window from Thalassospiraceae bacterium LMO-JJ14 contains the following coding sequences:
- a CDS encoding FAD-binding oxidoreductase has protein sequence MSNRPADVAVIGGGLHGCSAALHLAMRGQSVVVIEPYHPGRFASGVNAGGVRRLGRNPAEIPLAEASLEIWNDISSLVDDDCDFHVCGQLKIAESDADMAKLEDRARQVRELGYDHEKTIGREKLKQLVPDVHPRATGGLWCEGDGAADPMRTTKAFYNKAKSLGVSFRLGEKVTGMSRHDGRWRIETDKGALDSTHILNCAGAWGDVIAAMMGDAVPLQAHALTMMVSERVKPFLKPVCGLASRKLSFKQTSTGTLLIGGAHLGYADRDKGVAEPDPVKMAISAQTVTDAFPLIRNVRVARCWAGLEGVTPDQLPVIGPSTAADNAFHAFGFSAHGFQLGPVVGRIMAELIVDGRSNLPIDAFDVGRFQGA, from the coding sequence GTGAGTAACCGGCCCGCCGATGTCGCCGTCATCGGCGGCGGTCTGCACGGCTGCTCCGCCGCGCTGCACCTGGCGATGCGCGGCCAATCCGTAGTGGTTATCGAGCCGTATCATCCGGGCCGGTTTGCATCCGGGGTGAATGCCGGTGGGGTGCGCCGACTGGGACGGAACCCGGCGGAAATTCCACTGGCCGAGGCATCGCTGGAAATCTGGAACGACATTTCGTCCCTCGTCGATGACGATTGTGATTTCCATGTCTGCGGCCAGCTGAAGATCGCCGAATCAGATGCCGATATGGCCAAGCTCGAAGACCGCGCCCGGCAGGTTCGCGAACTCGGCTACGATCATGAAAAGACCATCGGCCGCGAAAAGCTGAAACAACTCGTGCCAGACGTGCACCCGCGCGCCACGGGCGGGTTGTGGTGCGAGGGCGACGGCGCCGCCGACCCGATGCGCACGACGAAAGCGTTTTACAACAAGGCAAAATCCCTGGGCGTGTCGTTCCGGCTTGGCGAAAAGGTGACGGGCATGAGCCGCCACGATGGCCGTTGGCGGATCGAAACCGATAAGGGGGCGCTCGACAGTACGCATATTCTCAATTGCGCCGGCGCCTGGGGCGATGTGATCGCCGCGATGATGGGCGATGCGGTGCCGTTGCAGGCGCATGCGCTGACGATGATGGTGAGCGAGCGGGTGAAACCGTTCCTGAAACCTGTATGCGGCCTGGCGTCCCGCAAGCTGTCGTTCAAGCAGACGTCAACGGGCACGCTGCTGATCGGCGGCGCGCATCTGGGTTATGCCGACCGTGACAAGGGCGTGGCCGAGCCCGATCCCGTGAAGATGGCGATATCCGCGCAGACCGTGACGGATGCCTTCCCGCTGATCCGCAACGTTCGTGTCGCCAGATGCTGGGCCGGGCTTGAAGGGGTGACACCCGACCAGTTACCGGTGATCGGACCGAGCACGGCAGCCGACAATGCCTTTCACGCCTTCGGGTTTTCGGCGCACGGTTTTCAACTGGGGCCTGTGGTCGGGCGGATCATGGCCGAGCTGATCGTCGATGGCCGGAGCAATTTGCCGATCGACGCTTTCGATGTCGGCCGTTTTCAAGGCGCTTGA
- a CDS encoding aldolase, which produces MNETKARDDIARFAKSIFERGLTFGSSGNISVRLDDGWLMTPTGVSMGDIDPARIAKLDLNGVHVSGDKPTKETFLHTAMYEERASAGAVVHLHSTHSVAVSCLADVDPKNVLPPITAYYVMKIGTLPLVPYFPPGDLDLARAVREMASDHHAVLLANHGPVVAGKSLADAVYATEELEETAKLFLILKDARTRYLTDEQVAALRDKFPS; this is translated from the coding sequence ATGAATGAAACGAAAGCCCGTGACGATATCGCCCGCTTCGCAAAGTCGATCTTTGAGCGCGGCCTGACGTTCGGCAGTTCCGGCAACATCAGCGTCAGGCTGGACGACGGCTGGCTGATGACGCCGACCGGCGTGTCGATGGGCGATATCGACCCGGCGCGCATTGCCAAGCTCGATCTGAACGGCGTGCACGTCTCGGGCGACAAGCCGACCAAGGAAACATTCCTGCATACCGCGATGTACGAGGAGCGTGCGTCCGCGGGCGCCGTCGTGCACCTGCATTCGACGCATTCCGTTGCCGTTAGCTGCCTGGCCGATGTCGACCCGAAAAATGTGCTGCCGCCGATCACGGCGTATTACGTGATGAAGATCGGGACTTTGCCGCTGGTCCCGTATTTTCCGCCGGGCGACCTGGATCTGGCACGCGCGGTCCGGGAAATGGCCTCCGATCATCATGCCGTGCTGCTCGCCAACCACGGCCCGGTGGTAGCCGGCAAATCCCTTGCCGATGCCGTTTACGCGACCGAAGAACTGGAAGAAACGGCAAAGCTGTTCCTGATTCTTAAAGATGCCAGAACCCGCTATCTGACGGACGAACAGGTTGCGGCGCTCAGGGATAAATTTCCGTCGTGA
- a CDS encoding four-carbon acid sugar kinase family protein — translation MLLGCIADDFTGATDLANTLVKGGMNTVQSIGVPGPAMDVGETDAIVIALKSRTNPAAEAVAESLAALAWLRAKGAKQILFKYCSTFDSTDEGNIGPVADALADALKTDFTIACPAFPEAGRSIYKGYLFVGDVLLNESGMENHPLNPMTDANLVRVLQRQTPNKVGLVDYATVHRGAAAIRARFDELRMDGIRHAIVDATSDQDLIAIGDAAAGLGLITGGSGIALGLPENFRRQGFMVARYTPALPGIKGRAAVIAGSCSKMTRAQIAHTRKAWPSFNVDPRAIADGKDVAGEVLNWAGSQPDSTPVLIYSSADPDVVAAIQQEFGRDRAGAMVEDTMGLIASGLLGMGVNRLVVAGGETSGAVVKALDVHALRIGPEIDPGVPWTEAIGGTPLALALKSGNFGAEDFFEKSLGMLP, via the coding sequence ATGCTTCTGGGCTGCATCGCCGACGATTTTACCGGCGCCACCGATCTCGCCAATACGTTGGTCAAGGGCGGCATGAATACGGTGCAGAGCATCGGTGTGCCGGGGCCGGCGATGGATGTCGGCGAAACCGACGCCATTGTCATCGCGCTCAAATCGCGGACCAATCCGGCGGCCGAGGCAGTGGCGGAATCGCTGGCGGCGCTGGCGTGGCTGCGTGCGAAGGGCGCAAAGCAGATTCTGTTCAAGTACTGTTCGACCTTTGATTCCACCGACGAAGGCAACATCGGCCCGGTCGCCGATGCGCTGGCGGACGCCCTGAAGACGGACTTCACCATCGCCTGCCCGGCATTCCCCGAAGCCGGCCGGTCCATTTACAAGGGATACCTTTTCGTCGGCGACGTTCTGCTGAACGAGTCGGGGATGGAAAATCATCCGCTGAACCCGATGACGGACGCCAATCTGGTTCGTGTTCTGCAACGACAGACGCCGAACAAGGTCGGCCTTGTCGATTACGCGACGGTGCATCGGGGCGCGGCGGCCATCCGCGCCCGGTTCGACGAATTGCGCATGGACGGTATCCGCCATGCCATCGTCGACGCGACGTCCGATCAGGACCTGATTGCAATCGGCGACGCCGCCGCGGGTCTTGGCCTGATCACCGGCGGTTCCGGCATCGCCCTCGGTTTGCCGGAAAATTTCCGCCGCCAGGGGTTCATGGTCGCGCGCTACACGCCCGCGCTGCCGGGTATCAAGGGACGTGCCGCGGTCATCGCCGGCAGTTGTTCGAAAATGACGCGCGCACAGATCGCGCATACCCGAAAAGCATGGCCGAGCTTCAACGTCGATCCGCGTGCCATCGCCGACGGCAAGGATGTGGCGGGGGAGGTCCTGAACTGGGCCGGGTCGCAGCCGGACAGCACTCCGGTGCTGATCTATTCCTCGGCCGATCCGGATGTTGTGGCGGCCATTCAGCAGGAATTCGGCCGCGACCGCGCCGGCGCGATGGTCGAGGATACCATGGGCCTCATCGCTAGCGGTCTTCTGGGGATGGGTGTGAACCGGCTGGTTGTCGCCGGCGGTGAAACGTCGGGTGCCGTCGTCAAGGCGCTGGACGTACATGCGCTGCGTATCGGCCCGGAAATCGATCCCGGCGTGCCGTGGACGGAAGCCATCGGCGGCACGCCGCTGGCGCTGGCGCTCAAATCCGGGAATTTCGGCGCCGAGGACTTTTTCGAGAAATCGCTGGGCATGCTGCCATGA
- a CDS encoding MarR family transcriptional regulator yields the protein MSQDYIELTLLIERLHRRFLDVLRIELKNIGVRDINGVQALMLTNIGDGEIIIRDLIERGYYQGSNVSYNIKKLTDYGYLEQERAQHDKRSITVKLTDKGHKVVEGIRAMEKKNGGKFQDIIGDGDRVGDAAKVLRKLERTWDEYIRYGE from the coding sequence GTGTCACAGGATTATATCGAGCTGACATTGTTGATCGAACGGCTGCACCGTCGGTTTCTCGACGTGCTCAGAATCGAGTTGAAGAATATCGGTGTGCGCGACATCAATGGCGTGCAGGCGTTGATGCTGACCAATATCGGCGATGGTGAAATCATCATCCGGGACCTGATCGAGCGGGGCTACTATCAAGGCTCCAATGTTTCCTACAACATCAAGAAACTGACGGACTACGGATACCTGGAACAGGAGCGTGCGCAGCACGACAAGCGCTCGATCACGGTCAAGCTGACCGACAAGGGACACAAGGTCGTCGAAGGCATCCGGGCCATGGAAAAGAAAAACGGCGGCAAGTTTCAGGACATCATCGGCGACGGCGATCGGGTCGGAGACGCGGCGAAGGTGCTGCGCAAGCTTGAGCGGACCTGGGATGAATACATCAGATACGGAGAATAA
- a CDS encoding tetratricopeptide repeat protein, which produces MIVTLGLAVSGLGACNGQVPTSSEIKKDNLENRAAQLVRVADTTRAGGDMANAMQLYSRAAEMRTDWAVPLMRLGETALQAGLYAQALGAFERALALAPDDGAAINGAGIALDLTGRHAEAQERYISGLEKAPDNLALKNNLGLSLALSGDFDEAISLLDGAAGNPAAATRTRHNLALVYGLAGDVENARRVGLMDLSEAEVANNLAFYTRLRAMAPDARSKAVFGALR; this is translated from the coding sequence ATGATCGTTACCCTCGGTTTGGCTGTTTCCGGGCTTGGCGCCTGCAACGGCCAGGTGCCGACATCCTCGGAAATCAAGAAGGACAATCTCGAGAACCGCGCAGCACAGCTCGTGCGAGTCGCCGACACGACCCGCGCCGGCGGCGATATGGCGAACGCCATGCAGCTTTACAGCCGTGCCGCCGAAATGCGCACCGACTGGGCCGTGCCGCTGATGCGTCTTGGTGAAACGGCGCTGCAGGCGGGGTTGTATGCGCAGGCGCTCGGTGCCTTCGAACGCGCTCTCGCCCTGGCCCCCGACGACGGGGCCGCGATCAACGGCGCCGGGATCGCGCTCGATCTGACCGGCCGCCATGCGGAAGCACAGGAACGTTATATCTCGGGACTGGAAAAGGCACCGGACAACCTGGCGCTGAAGAACAACCTCGGCCTGTCGCTGGCGCTCAGCGGCGATTTCGACGAGGCGATCTCTCTGCTCGACGGCGCCGCCGGCAATCCCGCAGCCGCAACCCGCACGCGCCATAACCTGGCGCTGGTGTACGGGCTTGCCGGTGACGTGGAAAACGCGCGGCGCGTCGGGTTGATGGACCTGAGCGAGGCCGAGGTGGCAAACAATCTCGCCTTCTATACCCGGCTTCGCGCCATGGCACCGGACGCACGCAGCAAGGCCGTGTTCGGCGCGTTGCGCTGA